A single Alkalibaculum bacchi DNA region contains:
- a CDS encoding UDP-N-acetylmuramoyl-L-alanyl-D-glutamate--2,6-diaminopimelate ligase: MILKKLLESLDYELVSGNLNVDVEKVVCDSNAVIQKSAFIAIPGYKVDGHNYISTAISKGAKVIILEQEPKKIFNEITYIKIPNTRMGLSQIANNFYKNPSSKLKVIGVTGTNGKTSTSMMAQNILECSGKKIGIIGTIGSFIDDEKRELKNTTPESIELQEILSVMVEKNMEYAIMEVSSHALQLNRVTGIEFSHGVFTNLTQDHLDFHVTMEKYFQQKQKLFYMTSGYNIINIDDSYGRILSRTLQANNKKVVTYGLGKSADLHAVDMVYSMDGVDFTLRFRDLRQRIHCPIPGKFTLYNVLAAIAIAICEEVPLKTIAKALKNMPTVPGRIERIRVDTPYQVIIDFAHSPDGLQNIICSLKETVEGRLITLFGCGGDRDKTKRPIMGKIAGDLSDYCIVTSDNPRSEDPDKIIEDILDGVKETQCPYIAITDRREAIKFALTMAKEKDIILLAGKGHETYQILKDRVIEFNEKNIVKELLEE, encoded by the coding sequence ATGATTTTAAAGAAGCTTTTAGAGAGTCTAGATTACGAGTTGGTAAGTGGCAATTTAAATGTAGATGTGGAAAAAGTTGTTTGTGATTCGAATGCAGTCATTCAAAAAAGTGCTTTTATAGCCATTCCTGGTTATAAAGTAGATGGACACAATTATATTTCAACTGCCATTTCAAAAGGCGCTAAGGTAATTATCTTAGAGCAAGAACCAAAAAAAATTTTTAATGAAATTACTTATATAAAAATACCGAATACGAGAATGGGCTTGTCACAAATAGCGAATAATTTTTATAAGAATCCATCTTCTAAGTTAAAGGTGATTGGCGTAACAGGAACCAACGGAAAGACTAGCACAAGTATGATGGCACAAAATATATTAGAATGTAGTGGAAAAAAGATAGGAATCATAGGAACCATAGGAAGTTTTATTGATGATGAAAAAAGAGAATTAAAAAATACCACTCCTGAGTCTATTGAACTGCAGGAAATCTTAAGTGTTATGGTAGAAAAAAATATGGAGTACGCCATTATGGAAGTATCTTCCCACGCGCTTCAACTAAATCGTGTAACAGGTATTGAATTTTCTCATGGCGTGTTTACAAATCTAACACAAGATCATCTAGATTTTCATGTCACTATGGAAAAGTACTTCCAACAAAAACAAAAATTATTCTATATGACTTCAGGTTACAATATCATAAACATTGATGATTCTTATGGGCGAATCTTAAGCCGAACCCTACAGGCAAATAACAAGAAAGTGGTAACTTATGGACTAGGAAAATCTGCGGATTTACATGCAGTCGATATGGTATACTCAATGGATGGTGTAGATTTTACCCTTCGTTTTCGCGATTTAAGACAAAGAATTCATTGTCCAATACCAGGAAAGTTTACACTTTACAATGTACTTGCAGCTATAGCCATTGCCATTTGCGAAGAAGTCCCATTAAAGACCATTGCAAAAGCTCTAAAAAACATGCCTACAGTGCCAGGTAGAATTGAAAGGATAAGGGTAGATACTCCCTATCAAGTGATTATCGATTTTGCACATAGCCCTGATGGTTTGCAGAATATTATTTGTTCTTTAAAAGAAACCGTAGAGGGTAGACTCATTACTTTATTTGGCTGTGGTGGTGACAGAGATAAAACGAAGCGGCCTATTATGGGTAAGATCGCAGGAGATTTGAGTGATTACTGTATCGTAACTTCAGATAATCCGCGATCAGAAGATCCAGATAAAATTATTGAAGATATCTTAGACGGTGTAAAAGAAACGCAGTGCCCTTATATAGCTATAACGGATCGAAGAGAAGCGATTAAGTTTGCCCTTACTATGGCAAAGGAAAAGGACATAATTCTACTCGCAGGAAAAGGTCATGAAACCTATCAGATATTAAAAGATAGAGTAATCGAATTTAATGAAAAAAACATTGTAAAGGAGCTACTAGAAGAATGA
- the mraY gene encoding phospho-N-acetylmuramoyl-pentapeptide-transferase, whose amino-acid sequence MYLVLLATIISFVIMLIIGPYFIPFLKKLKFGQTIREEGPQSHMVKSGTPTMGGLMIILSITATCLLFLANRWEVTVALLGTLAFGFIGFIDDFIKIILKRNLGLKAYQKVVLQVTFAMILAVYAAYHPNIGTHMAVPFIDSLLDFKWLYIPFTVIFIVGFVNAVNLTDGLDGLASGASMFAAVFFVLSCLYNGYYQLALFAGSVVGACLGFLKFNIYPARVFMGDTGSMALGGALVSLAVLTRMELYFFVVGGLFLIEAISVIIQVFYFKMTGGKRFFRMAPIHHHFELKGWHEKKVVIVFWFVSVCLAVLGYAGLIINI is encoded by the coding sequence ATGTATTTAGTTTTACTTGCAACGATAATATCATTTGTCATAATGCTCATTATTGGCCCTTATTTTATTCCCTTCTTAAAAAAATTAAAATTTGGGCAGACTATTAGAGAAGAAGGACCACAAAGTCATATGGTGAAATCAGGTACTCCAACTATGGGGGGGCTCATGATTATACTATCTATTACAGCAACTTGTCTGTTGTTCTTGGCAAATAGATGGGAAGTAACTGTAGCTTTATTAGGTACCTTAGCTTTTGGCTTTATTGGATTTATTGATGACTTCATAAAAATTATCTTAAAGAGAAATTTAGGTCTTAAAGCTTATCAAAAGGTTGTTTTACAAGTAACTTTCGCAATGATTTTAGCAGTATATGCTGCTTATCATCCCAATATTGGAACCCATATGGCAGTTCCGTTTATAGATTCATTACTAGATTTTAAATGGCTCTATATCCCATTTACAGTAATATTTATTGTAGGTTTTGTTAATGCAGTAAATTTAACAGATGGATTAGATGGCTTGGCATCTGGGGCGAGTATGTTTGCAGCTGTATTTTTTGTTTTATCTTGCTTGTACAATGGGTATTATCAGCTGGCCTTATTTGCAGGTAGTGTAGTAGGTGCCTGTTTAGGGTTTTTAAAATTTAATATCTATCCAGCCAGAGTCTTTATGGGCGATACAGGTTCCATGGCACTTGGAGGTGCTTTGGTTTCTTTGGCTGTACTTACTAGAATGGAATTGTATTTCTTTGTAGTAGGAGGATTATTTTTAATAGAAGCCATTTCAGTAATAATACAAGTTTTCTATTTTAAAATGACTGGTGGAAAGAGGTTTTTTAGAATGGCTCCCATTCATCATCATTTCGAATTAAAAGGTTGGCATGAAAAGAAAGTTGTAATAGTATTCTGGTTTGTATCCGTTTGTTTGGCAGTTTTAGGATATGCAGGATTAATAATCAATATATAG
- the ftsW gene encoding putative lipid II flippase FtsW: protein MSVEKKNVQRVKNSKKSKKSNPSDFILIFCIMSLVCIGVIMVFSASIYTSSIEYNDQYHLFKKQLIFALIGTVAMIITSKIDYRIYQKYSRVIMGIAVVLLILVLFVGTKANGARRWFNIAGVSLQPSEVAKYAVIIFSAANMTKMKEEIRTFTKGFLPFVVLMAVICGLIYLQPNLSTALVMACIIIAMFFIGGGNLAYIFASGGLLVVAALAAMLLTGWRSNRLTSFLDPEADLAGVGWQTKQSKLALGSGGIFGQGLGNGKQKMFYLPEAQNDFIFAHIGEELGLIGTLLILALFLLLIWRGLRIALYAPDTFSSLISFGIIFMVAIQVIINVCVVTQLIPVTGMPLPFISAGGSSLIFLMAGMGILLNISKKTPISRR from the coding sequence ATGAGTGTGGAAAAGAAAAATGTTCAGAGGGTGAAGAACTCAAAGAAGTCGAAGAAGTCAAATCCTAGTGATTTTATTCTTATCTTTTGTATTATGAGTTTAGTCTGCATTGGTGTAATAATGGTATTTAGTGCCAGTATTTACACTTCGAGTATTGAATACAACGATCAATATCACCTGTTTAAAAAGCAATTGATATTTGCTCTAATTGGGACTGTTGCAATGATTATAACAAGTAAAATTGATTATAGAATCTATCAAAAATACAGCCGAGTTATTATGGGTATAGCCGTTGTTTTACTCATTTTAGTCCTCTTTGTAGGTACAAAGGCTAACGGTGCAAGAAGATGGTTTAATATTGCAGGAGTTAGTTTACAGCCTTCAGAGGTAGCAAAATATGCTGTGATTATATTTAGTGCTGCTAATATGACAAAGATGAAAGAAGAAATTAGGACTTTTACAAAGGGATTTTTGCCCTTTGTAGTCCTTATGGCTGTAATTTGTGGACTTATTTATCTACAGCCAAACTTAAGTACGGCTCTTGTTATGGCTTGTATTATCATCGCCATGTTCTTTATAGGTGGGGGAAATCTTGCCTATATTTTTGCCTCAGGAGGCTTGCTGGTTGTAGCAGCTCTTGCTGCTATGCTTCTTACTGGCTGGAGAAGTAATCGTCTAACTAGTTTCTTAGATCCAGAAGCAGATCTTGCAGGTGTAGGTTGGCAGACAAAACAATCTAAATTGGCGTTAGGTTCTGGAGGGATTTTTGGTCAGGGACTCGGCAATGGAAAACAAAAGATGTTCTACTTGCCAGAAGCACAAAATGACTTTATCTTTGCACATATTGGAGAAGAACTTGGCTTAATAGGAACCCTTTTAATACTAGCTCTCTTTTTGCTCTTAATATGGAGGGGTCTTCGCATCGCCTTGTATGCTCCTGATACATTTTCATCCTTAATCTCTTTTGGAATCATCTTTATGGTGGCCATACAAGTAATTATTAATGTTTGCGTAGTCACTCAGCTCATTCCTGTAACGGGTATGCCTCTGCCCTTTATTAGTGCAGGTGGTTCTTCTTTAATTTTCTTAATGGCAGGTATGGGCATCTTGTTAAATATTTCGAAAAAGACACCTATTAGTAGGAGGTAA
- a CDS encoding UDP-N-acetylmuramoyl-tripeptide--D-alanyl-D-alanine ligase, giving the protein MRPINTEEIAQVTGGKVLYNQKPTKVKSVCINSREAKEGALFVAIKGSRVDGHDYILDAIKRGAVAVLVEKEVEPVGDAVLILVKDNYAALQALTRYYRKKLEIPIIALTGSSGKTTTKDIIYSVLRQKYKVHRTMGNQNNDLGVPLTIFGIEEDTEIAVVEMGMDHLGEISHLVHMAYPDISIITNIGVTHMENLKSQENIFKAKCEIFETLTKDQMAIVNGDDPYLSTVKGEQFNVVQIGLNKKDFPLFAHDIKSNSSGLEFTVCYNGECKKIQFKFPGIHNVYNCLFGIYLGLHFNLTFDEIQKGLMEYFPSNNRMDIRNIKGVKIINDSYNANPDAMKAALGVLMDFKKDKGRAFAVIGDMFEIGEESRTYHLEIGSFIAKSNKVDYLVAVGCLAKDYYNGALKNGMDPDFVYYFENKAQAAQFLQKNIKSEDVLLLKGSRGMFMEEILETLERSSF; this is encoded by the coding sequence ATGAGACCAATAAATACAGAAGAAATTGCACAAGTGACGGGAGGGAAGGTCCTTTATAATCAAAAGCCCACAAAAGTAAAGAGTGTTTGTATCAATAGTAGGGAAGCAAAAGAAGGAGCGCTTTTTGTAGCCATTAAGGGAAGCCGAGTGGACGGACACGATTATATTTTAGATGCTATAAAAAGAGGGGCAGTAGCAGTTCTCGTAGAAAAAGAAGTAGAACCAGTAGGAGACGCAGTGCTAATCTTAGTAAAAGACAATTATGCTGCCTTGCAAGCATTGACTAGGTATTATAGAAAAAAATTAGAAATTCCAATAATAGCTCTTACGGGAAGCAGCGGCAAAACTACTACAAAAGACATTATATACTCTGTATTGAGACAGAAGTATAAAGTCCATCGAACAATGGGAAATCAAAACAACGATTTGGGTGTGCCCCTTACCATTTTTGGTATAGAAGAAGACACAGAAATAGCTGTAGTAGAAATGGGAATGGATCATTTAGGGGAAATTAGTCATTTGGTTCATATGGCTTATCCAGATATATCTATTATAACCAATATTGGTGTAACTCATATGGAAAATTTAAAAAGCCAAGAAAATATTTTTAAAGCAAAATGCGAAATTTTTGAGACTCTTACAAAAGATCAAATGGCCATTGTAAATGGTGATGATCCTTACTTGTCTACAGTAAAAGGGGAACAATTTAATGTGGTGCAAATCGGGTTAAATAAGAAAGATTTTCCTCTTTTCGCACATGATATTAAGTCAAATTCTTCAGGATTAGAGTTTACAGTATGTTATAATGGAGAATGCAAAAAAATTCAGTTTAAGTTTCCTGGAATACACAATGTATATAATTGCTTATTTGGCATTTATTTAGGTCTTCATTTTAACTTAACCTTTGATGAGATCCAAAAGGGCCTAATGGAGTACTTTCCAAGTAATAATAGAATGGACATTAGAAATATAAAGGGCGTTAAGATTATAAACGACAGTTATAATGCAAATCCAGATGCCATGAAGGCTGCCCTAGGTGTCTTAATGGATTTTAAAAAAGATAAAGGAAGAGCTTTTGCTGTCATAGGAGATATGTTTGAAATTGGTGAGGAGTCTCGTACATATCATCTAGAAATAGGTTCTTTTATTGCGAAGTCGAATAAAGTTGATTATTTGGTAGCCGTTGGTTGTTTAGCCAAAGATTATTACAATGGTGCTTTAAAAAATGGAATGGATCCAGACTTTGTCTATTATTTTGAAAATAAAGCCCAAGCTGCACAATTTCTTCAAAAAAACATAAAATCAGAAGATGTACTCCTGCTAAAAGGTTCTAGAGGAATGTTCATGGAGGAGATACTCGAAACACTTGAGAGGAGTTCGTTTTAA
- the rsmH gene encoding 16S rRNA (cytosine(1402)-N(4))-methyltransferase RsmH, with the protein MELTHTSVLLEECIQGLEIKKNGIYVDCTLGGAGHSKEIGKKLGPNGTLIGIDQDDYALKKAKLRLENLSCKKNLVRDNFQNIKEVLKTLSIEKVDGILMDLGVSSFQLDDGDRGFSYNQDAPLDMRMDKRSPFSAYELVNEYDERELFRIIKSYGEEKFASRIAREIIKSRELSPIETTGQLVDIIKKSIPAKARREGPHPAKRTFQAIRIEVNRELEILRDAIKDSVSVLNPNGRICIITFHSLEDRIVKQTYKELTNPCTCPPDFPQCICGNEPIVEIITRKPIYPSEEELINNPRSRSAKLRIAKKI; encoded by the coding sequence ATGGAATTAACACATACTTCGGTCTTATTAGAAGAATGTATACAAGGATTAGAAATTAAAAAAAATGGAATTTACGTAGATTGTACTTTAGGCGGAGCAGGGCATAGCAAAGAAATTGGTAAAAAATTAGGCCCTAATGGAACCCTTATTGGAATCGATCAAGATGATTACGCTTTAAAAAAAGCAAAACTACGTTTAGAAAACTTATCTTGCAAGAAAAATCTTGTCAGAGATAATTTTCAAAACATCAAAGAGGTCTTAAAGACACTAAGCATTGAAAAAGTCGATGGTATTTTGATGGATTTAGGCGTATCCTCTTTTCAATTAGACGATGGAGACAGAGGGTTTTCCTATAATCAAGATGCCCCATTAGATATGAGAATGGATAAGAGAAGTCCTTTTTCTGCTTATGAATTAGTCAATGAATACGACGAGAGAGAACTTTTTCGAATCATCAAATCCTATGGGGAAGAAAAATTTGCTTCTAGGATAGCTAGAGAAATCATTAAAAGTAGAGAATTATCGCCAATTGAGACTACTGGCCAATTAGTGGACATTATAAAAAAATCGATACCTGCTAAGGCGAGAAGGGAAGGCCCTCATCCTGCAAAGAGGACTTTTCAAGCCATACGCATTGAAGTCAATAGAGAACTTGAAATTTTAAGGGACGCAATAAAGGATTCTGTTTCTGTATTAAATCCAAATGGTAGAATTTGCATCATTACCTTTCATTCTTTAGAAGACCGGATTGTAAAACAGACTTACAAAGAATTGACAAATCCTTGTACATGTCCTCCTGATTTCCCCCAATGTATCTGCGGAAATGAACCTATTGTAGAAATTATTACGAGAAAGCCAATTTATCCTTCGGAAGAAGAATTGATAAATAACCCCCGTTCAAGAAGCGCAAAGCTGAGAATTGCAAAAAAAATATAG
- the mraZ gene encoding division/cell wall cluster transcriptional repressor MraZ produces the protein MFIGEYQHNIDDKGRLTMPSKFREALGESFILTKGMDKCLFIFPRDEWSTFEEKLKTLPISSKDARAFTRFFFAGAAECELDKQGRIMVPSNLRNYAGVSKETYIIGVSSRLEIWSKENWEDYNEDDDLSYDAIAEKMSMLGI, from the coding sequence GTGTTTATTGGAGAGTATCAACATAATATCGACGATAAAGGCAGACTTACTATGCCCTCAAAGTTTAGAGAAGCATTAGGTGAAAGCTTTATTCTCACAAAAGGTATGGACAAGTGTTTATTCATTTTTCCACGTGATGAATGGTCCACATTTGAAGAAAAATTAAAAACCCTACCCATCTCAAGTAAAGACGCAAGAGCATTTACTCGTTTTTTCTTTGCTGGAGCTGCTGAATGCGAATTAGATAAGCAGGGAAGAATAATGGTACCTTCTAATTTGCGAAATTATGCAGGCGTTTCTAAGGAAACGTATATTATTGGTGTTTCCAGTAGATTAGAAATATGGAGTAAAGAAAATTGGGAAGACTACAATGAAGACGACGACTTAAGTTACGATGCCATAGCAGAGAAGATGAGCATGTTAGGCATTTAA
- the murD gene encoding UDP-N-acetylmuramoyl-L-alanine--D-glutamate ligase, which yields MRQNYLIMGCARSGLATAKFLANKGEHVILTDSKEESKIIESFPLVLELQKNPNIKLIFGQQPDLKVLDEVKEIIMSPGVPLNLPILEKAREEKIKIISEIELAYRYSKAPIIAITGTNGKTTTTTLVGEIFKNSGRKTFVVGNIGDPIINYIEEANEEDVFIAEISSFQLETIENFKPVMTTILNISPDHLDRHKTMENYIDAKYRIIENMNEENIFVLNKDDSVLSLRKTPNVKVLAFSIKEKVRQGAYYDGESIILVDEDEEYTICKRKELKIPGMHNVQNALAAVVLSYFGGVSIQVIQDTLLSFKGVEHRLEFVSEIDGITFINDSKGTNTDASTIAIKAFDTPIVLIAGGYDKKVSFDEWMDSFEGKVKYLVVLGATADQILETAERKNYENIEKVNTFEEAVLKAYENAENGDTVLLSPACASWGMFVDFEERGRVFKDIVKHLGGK from the coding sequence ATGAGACAGAATTATTTAATAATGGGTTGTGCTAGAAGTGGCTTAGCTACAGCAAAATTTTTAGCAAATAAGGGAGAGCATGTCATATTGACTGACAGCAAAGAGGAAAGCAAAATTATTGAATCTTTTCCTCTAGTTCTTGAGCTTCAAAAAAATCCTAATATCAAACTGATTTTCGGTCAACAGCCTGATCTAAAAGTATTAGATGAAGTAAAAGAAATTATTATGAGCCCAGGAGTGCCACTAAACCTTCCTATATTGGAAAAAGCAAGAGAAGAAAAAATAAAGATAATAAGTGAAATTGAGTTGGCATATAGGTATAGTAAAGCACCAATCATTGCCATCACTGGAACCAATGGTAAGACCACTACCACAACCCTAGTAGGTGAAATTTTTAAAAATAGCGGAAGAAAAACCTTCGTCGTCGGCAATATTGGTGACCCAATCATTAATTATATAGAAGAAGCCAATGAAGAGGATGTGTTCATCGCTGAAATCAGTAGTTTTCAATTAGAGACCATTGAAAATTTTAAGCCTGTAATGACTACGATCTTAAATATTTCACCAGATCATTTAGATAGACATAAGACTATGGAAAATTACATTGATGCCAAATACCGAATCATAGAAAATATGAATGAGGAAAATATCTTCGTCCTAAACAAAGACGACTCCGTTTTATCTTTACGAAAGACACCGAACGTAAAAGTTTTGGCGTTTAGTATAAAAGAAAAGGTTCGGCAGGGTGCCTATTATGATGGAGAGTCCATAATCTTAGTAGATGAAGATGAAGAGTACACAATATGTAAAAGAAAAGAACTAAAAATACCAGGTATGCACAATGTACAAAACGCTTTAGCTGCTGTGGTTCTCTCTTATTTTGGCGGCGTTAGTATACAAGTCATACAAGATACACTTCTTTCCTTTAAAGGAGTAGAACATCGCCTAGAATTTGTTAGTGAGATCGATGGAATCACTTTTATAAATGATTCTAAAGGCACAAATACAGATGCGAGCACCATTGCCATTAAAGCTTTTGATACGCCAATTGTCTTAATAGCTGGTGGATATGATAAGAAAGTCTCCTTTGATGAATGGATGGACAGTTTTGAGGGGAAAGTAAAATATCTAGTTGTATTAGGTGCTACGGCAGATCAAATTCTTGAGACTGCAGAACGCAAAAATTATGAAAATATTGAAAAAGTAAATACATTTGAAGAAGCTGTTTTAAAAGCCTACGAAAATGCCGAAAATGGAGACACTGTTCTTCTTTCACCTGCTTGTGCTAGTTGGGGAATGTTTGTGGATTTTGAAGAGAGAGGAAGAGTCTTTAAAGATATTGTGAAACATTTAGGAGGCAAATAA
- a CDS encoding penicillin-binding transpeptidase domain-containing protein produces MSIYHLRRRKRLIFAFFVFAALFLVLAIRLTSIQAFDSINLTDEQIDQLMGEIPLTATRGDIYDRNMNILAKDASASAIYVRPKDVKKPEEIADYLSEVLELDREKLYKKITDKSQWISLIERKVDNDIAFDIRNKKFKGVEISEDKKRYYTNGNFASYVLGFTGTDHQGLYGIESVFNNVLSGEDGVLVYEKDGLSQKVASGYQVRIKPDEGDNVVLTIDSIIQHFLESQLEKTMDEFDSKRVIAIAMDPSTGEILAMSSKPDYNLNDPRTVSKLFESKMSTELEGMDLGKKQLEMWKNPAVTFNYEPGSTFKPITAAAALEEGAVTAQTSFFDKGYIIIDGQQIKCHIFPRSHGSQTFVEAVANSCNPVLVETVMRMEPVTFYRYIYNFGFGDQTGIQLDGEQAGIVPNNNDKLINYVPKSYGQGISVTPIQLISALSAVTNDGKYMQPNIVKYILSSDNNEIIKEYKPEQIRQVVSEDTANIVQDILKLVVSNSENLSSMSAYKIGGKTGTAQKIINGAYASGLYITSFFGYAPVDDPKIAVLYIVDEPKGYGVYGSNTAAPHAIEFMNNTLDYLNVPGGQGESLEDSSIVPDLRNQELDLAKEVLNYLKLKYEIAGEIQSGYIVNQDPMPGELIKEDTVIKLTLGEEITQEKEEVVTVPNVMDMTVQQANETLSRVGLKLAITGAGGVSTQQSPLAGEQVQKGSEIVVEFKPLE; encoded by the coding sequence TTGTCCATATATCATTTGAGAAGAAGAAAAAGGCTTATTTTTGCCTTTTTTGTTTTTGCTGCATTATTTCTTGTTTTAGCCATTAGATTAACATCTATTCAGGCTTTTGATTCCATCAATCTTACGGATGAACAAATTGATCAGTTGATGGGAGAAATTCCTCTTACGGCAACGAGAGGAGATATATACGATAGAAATATGAATATACTCGCAAAAGATGCTTCTGCTAGTGCTATTTATGTTAGACCTAAAGATGTAAAAAAACCAGAAGAGATAGCTGACTATTTAAGCGAAGTACTTGAATTAGATCGGGAAAAACTATACAAAAAAATTACGGATAAAAGCCAATGGATATCTTTAATCGAAAGAAAAGTAGATAACGACATTGCCTTTGATATTCGAAATAAAAAGTTTAAGGGTGTCGAGATTTCAGAAGATAAAAAGAGATATTATACTAACGGCAATTTTGCCTCTTATGTATTAGGATTTACAGGTACAGATCATCAGGGGCTTTACGGGATAGAGAGTGTATTCAATAATGTATTAAGCGGTGAAGATGGAGTACTAGTATACGAAAAAGATGGCTTAAGCCAAAAGGTAGCATCTGGTTATCAAGTTCGAATTAAACCAGATGAGGGGGATAATGTAGTCCTAACGATAGACAGCATCATTCAGCACTTTCTAGAATCTCAATTAGAAAAGACTATGGACGAATTTGACTCAAAACGAGTTATCGCCATTGCAATGGATCCCAGTACTGGTGAAATACTAGCAATGAGCAGTAAACCAGATTACAATTTAAATGATCCAAGAACCGTTTCTAAACTCTTTGAAAGCAAAATGTCTACAGAGTTAGAGGGGATGGATTTAGGAAAAAAGCAACTGGAAATGTGGAAGAATCCAGCTGTTACTTTTAACTACGAACCAGGATCTACCTTTAAACCAATTACGGCTGCAGCAGCTCTAGAAGAAGGTGCAGTAACTGCTCAAACTAGTTTCTTTGATAAAGGTTATATTATAATAGACGGCCAACAAATAAAATGTCATATCTTCCCACGAAGTCATGGTTCACAAACTTTTGTAGAAGCCGTTGCCAACTCTTGCAATCCAGTCCTTGTAGAGACCGTCATGCGCATGGAACCAGTAACTTTTTATAGATACATATACAATTTTGGCTTTGGAGACCAGACGGGAATACAATTAGATGGAGAACAGGCAGGAATCGTGCCAAATAACAACGATAAGCTCATTAATTATGTGCCTAAATCTTACGGGCAAGGTATTTCTGTTACACCTATCCAGCTCATTAGTGCATTATCTGCTGTTACTAATGACGGCAAGTATATGCAGCCTAATATTGTTAAGTACATACTTTCAAGTGACAATAACGAAATTATAAAAGAATACAAACCAGAACAAATTCGACAAGTAGTATCTGAAGATACTGCCAATATCGTTCAAGATATTCTAAAGCTAGTAGTATCTAATTCAGAAAATTTATCTAGTATGTCTGCCTATAAGATAGGTGGCAAAACAGGAACGGCACAAAAGATCATTAATGGTGCTTACGCTAGTGGATTGTATATTACATCTTTCTTTGGATATGCTCCAGTAGATGATCCAAAGATTGCTGTACTCTATATCGTTGATGAACCAAAGGGTTATGGTGTATACGGAAGCAATACAGCCGCACCTCACGCCATTGAATTTATGAACAATACTCTAGATTATCTAAATGTGCCAGGAGGCCAAGGTGAGAGTTTAGAAGATAGCAGTATCGTGCCAGATTTGAGAAATCAAGAATTAGATTTAGCAAAAGAGGTTTTAAATTATCTAAAATTGAAATATGAAATAGCTGGAGAGATTCAATCTGGCTATATTGTAAATCAAGATCCTATGCCAGGTGAGCTCATTAAAGAAGATACTGTTATCAAATTGACTTTAGGAGAAGAGATTACACAAGAGAAAGAAGAAGTAGTCACTGTGCCAAATGTCATGGATATGACTGTGCAACAGGCAAACGAAACACTAAGTCGAGTTGGGTTAAAACTTGCCATAACAGGAGCTGGTGGAGTGTCAACTCAACAATCTCCACTGGCTGGAGAACAAGTTCAAAAGGGCTCAGAAATTGTAGTAGAGTTTAAACCTTTAGAATGA